The Pseudomonas bijieensis DNA window CGGGTGTGTTGGATGTAGCCGTCGGCAACGATGTGTACCAAGGCCCAACGACGGTTACTGAGTCGATCAAAGATGCATCCGGCGGCAACTTGGAAGCCATTGCTCCAAATACTGCGCCAGTCAGCACCGTCGTCAGCGACGTCAACGACACCACCACGGTGACATTGACCGCCAATCCGACCGTGAACGAAAACGGCACCATCACTTACACCGCGACCCTGACCGGTGCCGACGGCAAACCCGTCACCGCGCAAAACGGTCCGGTGACCGTCACGTTGGAAAGCGGCAAAACCATCACCATCGCTGCGGGCGCAAGCTCGGGCGTGTTGGATGTGGCCGTCGGCAACGATGTCTACACCGGTGCACCGTCCATCACCGAGACGATCAAATCGGCCTCCGGCGGCAACCTCGAAGCCATCGCGGTCGATAAGACCGGCGCGTCGACGGCCGTGGGCGACACCGTCGACAACACCACCGTCAGCATCACCGGCAGCACGTCGGTCACCGAAGGCCAGGCGGCCACATACACCGTCAGCCTGACGAACCCTGCGCAAACCGAGGTGACACTCAAGATCGTCTACAGCGGCACCGCCGCCGACGGCACGGACTTCACCGGTGTCTACACCGTGAAGATCCCGGCCAACGCCACCAGTACGACCTTCAATGTGGCGACGCTGGACGACAAGATCTCCGAAGGCACTGAAAACTTCGTGGTCAAGATCGACTCGGCCACCGGTGGCAACTTCGAGCACCTGGCGGTCAGCGGTACCAACGGCAGCGTCAGCACCTCGATCATCGACAACGATGCGCCGCCTGTACTCGACCTGGACGCCAACAACTCCAGCGGCAAGACCGGTGCCGATTACCAGGTGACGTTCACCGAAGGCACCACTGGCCCCGGCGTGTCCATCGCCGACACCGACCTGAAAATCACCGACCCGGACAGCACCATGCTGACCGGCGCCACCATCGTGCTGACCAACCGTCAGCCTGGCGATGCGCTGAACCTGGGCAACAGCGTCAATGGCATCAGCATCAACGCCAACAGCACCGACGGCAAGGTCGTGCTGACGCTGACGGGCAATGCGACGCTGGCCGACTACATGCAGCAGATCAAGAACATCAGCTTCATCAACAACAGCGAAGACCCGAGCACCGTACCGCGCATCATCACCGTGACGGTGACCGATGGCGCGAGCTACTCCAACACCGCAACCACCACTGTGAACGTGGTCGGGGTCAACGATGCGCCAGTGGCCACCGGTGGCGCGGTGACCGGTACCGAAGACACTTCGCTGGTCCTCGGCTGGTCGACCTTCGGCATCAGCGATGTGGACAGCGCCGCCGCCAGCCAGGGTGTAAAAATCACCGGGCTGCCGAGCGACGGCAAGTTGCAGTACCTGGACGGCGCCACCTGGAAGGACGTGGCCAACAACCAGACCTTCACCAAGGCTGACATCGACGCTGGCAAGCTGCGCTTTACCCCCGATGCCAACGAATCTGGTGCCAACGGCAACCCGGCTGGCGTGGGCGATCAAAAGGCCGATTACGCGCAAATCAGCTTCCAGCCAACCGACGGTCAGGCGTTGGGCAATACCAGTACCGTGAAGATCGACATCACGCCGGTCGCCGACGCACCGACCCTCAACGTGGCCGGCAACAACGTGACCTCCACCGGCCTGATCAAGGAAGTCTGGACCGGCCTGTCGGGCCTGGGCACCGATGGCAGCGGCGCGGCCTCCGGCACGCTCAAGTCAGTGATCGATGCCGCCGGCACGCCGAACAGCAGCACCAACGTGACCAACGTGCAGTCCGACAGCAACGTCAACGCCGGTACGGCATCGAAAACCTCTGGCCTGATCTTCCTCGAAGCCGGCAAGACCTACACCTTCAGCGGCACGGGCGATGACAGCCTGCTGGTCACCATCGGCGGCAAAACCGTGGCGGCAACGACCTGGGGCGCTGGCGGCCAGTTGAACGGTTCGTTCACGCCGACCACCAGCGGCTACTACACCCTGGACATCTACCACCACAACCAGAGCGGCCCGGGCAGCTATGACGTGAACCTGTCGATCAACGGCAGCACACCGGTCGACCTGAACGGTGCCGGCGTGCCGCTGTACACCGGCGTGACCGACCTGGTGAACGCTGGCGTGACCGTCTCCGACCTGCACGGCACCAACGGTGAAGGCTACTACGACGGCTACAAGCTCAACGAAGGCGCCGAAGGCACCAGCGTGAACCTGTCGAAGATCACCACCGCCCTGACCGACACCGACGGCTCCGAAAGCCTGAGCGTGAAGATCGGTGGTATTCCAGAAGGCAGCGTGCTGAGCGACGGCGCGGGCCATACCGCGACCGTGGGCAGCAACGGCGAAGCCTCGGTCACCGGCTGGAACCTGGGCAGCCTGACCCTGACCCCACCGACCTACTACAACGGCAACTTCAACCTGACCGTAACCTCGACCTCCACCGAAGCCCTCGGCGGCTCGGCGGTCAGCACGGCGCAGATCCCGGTCACCGTCTACCCAGCCACCTACAACGCGGTCACCGCCACGTCGGGCAGCGACAACGTCACCGGCACCGACGGCAACGACATTGTGGTCGCCGACATCGGCGGCCTGACCGTGGTGCCGGGCGTCAATTACAACATTGCCTTCATGGTCGACAGCTCGGGCAGCATGAGTTCGTCGTCTGTCACCGCTGCCAAGAACTCCTTGACCCAAGTGTTCAACACCCTCAAGCAGAGCCTGGGCAGCAACTCCGGAACCGTGAACATTTTCCTGGCGGACTTCGATAACCAGGTAAACAAGAACGTTGCGGTCAACCTCAACGATCCGAACGCGCTGACACTGCTCAAGAGCGTGCTCGACTCGATGGTGTCCGGCGGCAATACCAACTATGAAGACGTGTTCAAGACCACCGCAAACTTCTTCAACAGCACCCAGGCCCTGAGCAATACCGGCGCGAAGAACCTGACGTATTTCATCACCGACGGTGAGCCAACGCGCTACCAGTCCGGCGAAGAGACGAACCCAGTGTTGTACGGCACCGTCAAGCTCGACGACGTCCTGAGCGCGGCCAACTACACCGTTGGCAAGTACTACACCCAGACGATCGACAGCACACACAAATTCATCATCGAAGAAAATGGGGACATGTTCCTGTCGATCAAGAACGGCAAGAATTGGAATGAAAACTACGTCGGCACGGTGCATGCCGAGGGCAATGGCACGTTCGAGTTCTCCAACCAGGCCGGCGGTTGGTGGGGCGACTCCTCGGCAGCAGACGGCTCAACGGCCAGCTTCACCCTGCTCAAAGGTCTGAGCAACGTTGAAGCCATCGGCCTGAACAACGGCGTCACCCTGTCCGATCTCGCCCCCTACGACTCCGATGGCAAGCCACAAACCAACATCGACCCGAGCAACCTGGCCAACTCCATCATCGGCCACACCGAAGCGACCCTGCCGGGTTCCGACACGGTCAACGGCGGTGAAGGCAACGACATCCTGTTCGGCGACCTGGTGAGCTTCAACGGCATTGCCGGCGAGGGTTACCAGGCCATCCAGGCGTTCGTGGCCCAGCAGAGCGGCGTGGACGTCAGCAAGGTCACCACCAGCAACGTGCACCAGTACATCACCGAGCACTACACCGCGTTCGATGTGTCCGGTGCCCACGATGGCAATGACACCCTGCTGGGCGGCGCCGGCAACGACATCATTTTCGGCCAGGGTGGCAGCGACACGCTCAACGGTGGCAAGGGCAATGACATCCTGCTGGGTGGCACGGGTAACGACACACTGATCGGTGGTCAGGGCAATGACACCCTGATCGGTGGCCTGGGAGGCGATACCTTTGTCTGGAAATCCGGCGACACCGGCACTGACGTGATCAAGGACTTCAAGGCCAGCGAGGGCGACCGGATCGACCTGCGAGATCTGCTGCAGGGCGAAACCGGAAGCAACATCGACCACTTCCTGAAAATCAGCACGGTCGATGGCGTGTCCTCGCTGCAGGTCAGCACCACCGGCCAGTTCAACGCGACCAATGGCGCAGCGGCCACACCGGATGTGACGATCAAGCTCGAAGGCAACAACTGGTCGAACATCAACCTGAACACGTTGATCGCCGGCAGTGACCCGACCATCAAGGTCGATCACAACAACAGCTGAACCTGACACAAACCCGTGGCGAGGGGAGCTTGCTCCCGCTGGGGGGGCGAAGCGGCCCTGTTTTTTAGGGCTGCTGCGCAGCCCAGCGGGAGCAAGCTCCCCTCGCCACGATAAGTGTTCATACTCCTCTGCAGTTGGCCTATGCTGCCCAGCATGACGCCGCTTCATACATGAGGGATGCCCGATGTTTTACGTGCAACGCGATGCACAAGGCCTGCTGGTGCGCGTAGAAGCCACCGCCTACGCCGAAGCCACCGAGACCTTGCCGGCCGACAACCACGAGATCCAGGACTGGTTCGCCAACCAGGCGGTGGAAAACAGCCTCAAGCAGCTCAAGCAGAGCGACCTGGAGATGATCCGGGTACTCGACGACTTGATCCAGGTGCTGACCAGCAAAGGCGTGATTCGCGTCACTGACCTGCCACCGGCGGCCCAGGCCAAACTGATGGACCGCACCCAGGCCCGGGAAGCATTGGGTGGGTTGAGCCGGTTGATCGATGACGATGAGAAGGGGTTGATCTAGGCCTGGTTTCATCGGTGTCAGGGCTGCCCTCATCGCGAGCAGGCTCGCTCCCACAGGGGGATGGGGTAAGTCGCAGATATTGCCGTCACACAGTTCTTATGTGGGAGCGGGCTTGCTCGCGAAGAGTCAGGCAAACCCAGCATCCATGTGACTGAACCACCGCTATCGCGAGCAAGCTCGCACACAGGTTCTTGGTCGTTTATAGGATCAGTGTCCACCGCCGATCCCTGTGGGAGTCGAGCTTGCTCGCGATGGCGGTGGGTCTGCTTGCATCAATGCTGAATGTGCCGCCGCCTTCGCGAGCAAGCTTTGCTCCCACAGATCTGACGGGTGTATGACCGGAAGAACCAGGTCGGCTACTAGGCCGCCTCGCGGTGGACGTTGATTTCGGCGCCCCGTTAACCACGATGGCCGAACGCAGGCATTGTGGAGTGGGCATCCCGGCATGGATGCCGGGATAGCCGCGCTGGGCCATGGATGGCCCTTCGCGGCGGGCCCACGGAGCAATGCCGGAGTGAGGGCATGCCGAGCCTAAGCGAGGCACCGAGTGGTGGGGCAGAAGCGCTTTGGTTACTTTCGCGCTTTTCGAAAGTGACCCGCCGTCAGGGCGGAACCCTAAGTGGCCGTTACCGCAGGAATGGATATGTACACGGTCAGAAGGGCACAGGCCGCCTCACCAGCCAGCCTCACCCCCAACGCTTAGGCTCACCCACCAACTGCCCCTGAACCCCAAACAACCCCATCTCCCGAATCACCGCCAACTCCCCCTCCGTCTCAACCCGCTCAGCAATCAACGGCAAGTCAATACTGTGAGCCGCACGCTGAATCGCCTCGATGAACAGTCGCTTGTCACTTTCCTGATCAATCGCACGAATATAGCTGCCATCGATCTTCAGGTAAGCCAACCCCAACCGCGACAAGTTACCGATCATGCTGAACCGCCCACCAAAACGCTGCAGGCTCAGAGAGAAGCCAAGCTCGCGCAAACGCCGGGTCAATTGTTCCAGGACAGCTTGCTCCGGCAATTGCTCTTCACCAATCTCCAAGGTCAAGCGCGACCCAAGGTTGGAATGCGCCCGCAGGATTTCAAAGACCTTGTTCAGCGCCTGCGGATCGGCCAAGGTCGCCGAAGACAGGTTCAACGCCAGGGATTGCTCATGCCCGGCCATTTGCTCGAGCACCTGTTCGAGCATCAAACGGTCCAGGCGCGCGGTCCAGCCAAAACGCTCCAACCACGGCAGGAACCGCCCGGCGGGAATCGTCTGGCCCTGCTCGTCCAACAGCCGCGACAGCACCTTGTAATGCAACACCACCTGGGTGTCCTGGGCAGCCACCACCGGCTGGAAGTACAGCTCGAAGCGTTGATGGTTCAAGGCCTGGTCGAGCAAAGTGTGCCAGGCATGGTGATCGTCGCCGACGCTCGCCGAGGCGCTGTGGTCCAGGCAGGCCCAACCCGGTTCGCCCTGGCTTTCGGCCTGGGCCAAAGCCTGGTCGCCAAGCTGGAGCACCGCTTGCGGCGAGTCGCCATGGACGAACGGCGCCAGCCCGATGGAGGCCACCGACGCCACATCCGTCGCACCGGTGGCATGCAAGCTCGCCAACGCGGCTTCGAGGTTCTGCGCCAGTTGCAGCGCTTCCTCGCGCACCAGCCCAGGTGCCAGCACCGCGAACTCGCCACCGCGAATACGCGTGACCAGGTTATGGGTTTCCGGATACCGCGCGCATTCGCGCAGCAATTGCTCGCCCACCGCCTGGAGCAACTGGTCGGTACGCTGCCCGCCCAACCGCTGGTTCAAACCGGCCAGGTCCTTGACCCGCAACAACAGCAGATAACCGGAGCTGGCCTGCTCCGGGTTGCTCACTCGCGCGTTGAGCTGCATCTCGAAATAACGCCGGTTGGCCAGGCCCGTGAGATTGTCCTGGTAAGACTCGACCCGCAGCTTCTCGCTGCGCTCGGCCTGCTCCTGGAACAGCGCCTTGAGTTTCTCGACCATCTGGTTCATCGCCTGCACCACGCGCCGCAGTTCAGGCGTGCGTGGCAGCTCCGGCAGGCTCAGGAACTCGCGTCGGGCGATGGCATGGGACTGATGCACCATGTAGTCCAGCGGCTTGAGCTGGCGACGCAGCAGCAAGGCCCCCAGCACCGCGCTCACGGCGCCGCACAGCAGCAACCAACCCAGGCTGCCCAGCGCGCTCTGCCACAGCTTGGCAAGGGCAAACATCGGGTGGCTGACCACTTCGACCCGCGCCGCCTGTTCCCAGCCGCGGCTGACGATTGCATCGCCGCCGGCCGGTTCCAGGCCGATCAGCTTGACGAACCACTGCGGCACGCTGCCGGCGTCCGGCGTGCCGGTACGTTCGACAAGGGTCTTGTCGGTGGCCACATCGACCACGCGAATGCTGGCGTAGTAGCCGCTGTCGAAGATCGAGCTGACCATCAGCTCCACCATCGCCGGGTCGTCGATGTTCGGTGTCAACGACAACGCCAGCGCCGTGGCCGCGTCCTGGGCGTGGGAGCGTAACTGGTTGACGTACTGGGCCCGCGAGCTCTCCAGGCTGACCATGAAGCTGCCGCTGAAGGCAACCACCAGGAACAGACAGATAGCGATCAACAGCTGTTTGAACAAGGACATCTGAGCGCGCGCTCCTAGTTAGTCGTCTCGACCGGAAAACCTTCGGCCTGCATTTTTTTCAACACATCCTGCCACCGGGACAGGCGCTTGGTGTCACCCACTTTTTTGTTGCCCTTGGCGCCCGGCAGCCACAGCCCTTCGGCATTGAAAGAGTAGACCGGGAGCAAGTCGGTTCGCTGGCTGGCCGGCAGGATGCCGTCGATCAGGCTGTCGAGGACCAGCGGCATCGCCTCGGGCGTGGCGTAATAGGTGAGCACCATGTGCGCACGGTTCTGCCGCAAGGCCTTGACGTAGGTGATGCGCAGCTTGTCACTGGACACCCCGAGATGACGCAGGCTGAAATACTTGGCGATGGCGTAGTCCTCACAATCGCCGGCCCCCTTCCACAGGGCCTGGATCGGGGTTTCCCAGTAGTCGACCTCGCGCCACAGGTCGATGTCTTCCACGTAGCGCACCTGTTTGTTGAAGAACAGGTTCACCACCTTGAGCTGTTCCAGTTCCGGGATCTGTTTCTGCGTCGCCAACAATTGCTGCCACGCGTCGATCCGTTGCTGCCCTTCGCCCAAGGGACCATATAACGCTTGCGCCCGTCGGCTGATCTGCGCAAAGTCCCAGTCAGCCCGTAGGCCACCCAGCATCAGGCCGGCCAGCAGCAATGCCGAACACAGCCAGCGCAAGGACCTGAGAACAGGGAAAGGTGCAGCCAAGGGAATACGTCCGAAAAGGGCCGTTGGAAATTCGTTGGATGGTGAAGCCTGGCCCACTAAAAGACAATGGCAGGGTGCAATCACCGCAGGCAGACTAAACTTTAGTTCAGGAACTGGGGCCGCGAGATTTTGACGGCTTGGAAATCTGTAACTAACGTTGGCTTGGATCCAATTTCGTTACTACCAGTCAGGTGTTGTCGTGACACAGAAGCCAAAACCGCTTAGCACTATCCAGGTCAACGGGCCCATCCCGGCTGACCAGGCACGTTCGATCATCGAAGAGTCTCTGCGCGAGGCCATCCTCGATGGACGCCTGCCTTGCGGCACCGCCCTGCGCCAGCAGGAACTGGCCGACCTGTTCGGCGTGAGCCGCATGCCCGTACGCGAGGCATTGCGCCAGTTGGAGGCGCAGTCACTGCTCAATGTGGTCCAGCACAAGGGTGCTGTAGTGGCGCCATTGATTACCAACAATGCAGTAGAAACCTACGCCCTGCGTTCGGTCCTGGAAGCTTTCGCCCTGCGCCTGTCCATCCCGCTGCTCGATGACAGCGACCTGGCACTGGCCGCCCAGTACATCGAACAGCTGGAAACGGAAACCGATCACGCCGAGATCGGCAAGCTCAACCGGCTGTTCCACATGTCGCTTTATCACAAGGCCCCCAACAGCAAACTGCTGGACCTGATCGAGCGCGAGCTCAATGAAGAAGAGCGCTTCCTGCGCTTTCACCTGTCATCCATGGGGCTGGGCAAGTTGAGCCAGGACGACCATCGCGCGCTGCTCGACGCCGCGCGTGCCAAGGACATCGATAAGGCCATCGTATTGCTGGAGCTGCACCTGGAAAAAGCCTCCGTCACCATGCGCCGCTATCTGGAACAGTCGTCGAACCCTTGATCCCACACCGGCCGCTCCGGCCGGCGTAAAAACTTCTTACATATCCTTCCGACTCACTTGTCGCCTGCGCGGCGCGGCCTGGCCGTGGCCGCGACTCGTCGTCCCATCAGTTCAATGGCACTGCCATCGATTTGGGCTCACTCTTGCGCTTGTCGATTCAAAACAGACCTGAAGAAGTCAACGCCTGGCTGAAACCAGACGAATCGAAGCCAATACGCAAGGAGCGTCGTCCAACCGGCGGGATGATCGGATGTCCGACCGACGTCCTGCCCATAACATAAAACTTCTTAACTCCCCGATCCCTGAAGTGCTCCGAGTGAGGCATTCACTCGAACTATTCGATTCTGATACCCCTAAATCGGAAGGAGCTTCTTCGCCCCAATAAAACTTATATAAAAAGTTTTAAAAACCCTCTTCGCGCCCAATAAACAGCCAACTTAAAATAATTAAAAAATTACTTGCCGCTTACTTGTTTCATGTATTAGTTTTTTGTTCGTCGCACTCTTGGCGACCCTTTCAACTCCCCGAGAACCCTTTAAATACAGGCGCAGCAAGCCAGAAACACGTACTAAAGGCGAATATTTAAGCTACTTGGTAATTCATGGATTCCGATTCAGGCACCCGCTCGCCCTAATTAAATAACGAGCCGCCTTCCGGATAAGACATCATTGATGAGGACGTTCCAATGCAGCCAACCAAAGAACAACTATCTCTGAAAAAACACGAACTTGGTCAACATCCGGTTTTTTCCGAAATAACATCAATCGATCTGTTACGCCGCTTTATGGAAAGCCATGTGTTTGCCGTGTGGGACTTCATGTCACTGACCAAACGGCTGCAACGGGAGCTGACCTGCGTGCACCTGCCCTGGCTGCCGCCGGCAGACCCGCACGCGGCACGCCTGATCAACGAAATCGTCTTGGGCGAGGAATCGGATGACCGCCCAGGAGCAGGCTATTGCAGCCATTTCGAACTGTACCTGGATGCCATGCGCGAGGTCGGTGCCGATACCCGCGCCATCGAACAATTCATCACTCTGCAGCAGGAAGGCGTCAGCCCCGAAACAGCACTGGAGAGTGTCGATGTCGAGCCGGCGGCGGCACGCTTCGTCCGCCAAACCTTGCACACCGCCCTGCACGCCCCGGCTCACAGCGTGGCCGCCGCGTTCGTGCATGGACGCGAGAGCGTCATCCCGCAGATGTTCCAGCGCATGCTGGATGCCTGGGGCATAGGCCTGGATCAGGCACCGACCTTTCGCTACTACCTGCAACGGCACATCGAAGTCGATTCCGAAGACCATGGCCCGGCAGCGGAAAAACTCTTGGCCCGGCTGATCGACGGCGACCCGCAACGTGAAACCGAGGTACTGGTCGCCGCACTCGCCGCGGTCCACAGCCGTGCGGCCTTGTGGGACGGCCTGCGTCAGAGCATGGCCCAGCCGGTTGCGCAGGTGATGCCATGAACGCCATCCCTTACCAATCCTTCGCCGACGCCTGGGAAAGCCGCGCCACCATCCGCACCCGACCACGGCGCCGGGTCGAAGACGACGACAAGCTGATCTTCCCCATGAGTCGCCAGCCGCTGGTGCACAGCCAGACCTTCCTCAGCCACTGTGCGCAACTGCGCGACTTTGTGCTGGTGCAGAGCCTCTACAAGTTCATCAACGACGTGGTGATTTTCGAGACCGAGTTGGTGGACCACACCGCCCGGCGCATCGCCAAGAACCGCTTCGGCATCGAGTTCCCGTTCGCCTGCCGTTATGACGCGATGACCGTGGTGGTGGACGAGGATTATCACGCGCTGGTGGCGATGGACTTCATGCAACAGACCATCGACATGACCGGCATCGATCCTATCCCGTTGCCTGGGCAGATCGAACTCAGCCGCGCCATACCGGCGACCCTGGCC harbors:
- the lapD gene encoding cyclic di-GMP receptor LapD, translated to MSLFKQLLIAICLFLVVAFSGSFMVSLESSRAQYVNQLRSHAQDAATALALSLTPNIDDPAMVELMVSSIFDSGYYASIRVVDVATDKTLVERTGTPDAGSVPQWFVKLIGLEPAGGDAIVSRGWEQAARVEVVSHPMFALAKLWQSALGSLGWLLLCGAVSAVLGALLLRRQLKPLDYMVHQSHAIARREFLSLPELPRTPELRRVVQAMNQMVEKLKALFQEQAERSEKLRVESYQDNLTGLANRRYFEMQLNARVSNPEQASSGYLLLLRVKDLAGLNQRLGGQRTDQLLQAVGEQLLRECARYPETHNLVTRIRGGEFAVLAPGLVREEALQLAQNLEAALASLHATGATDVASVASIGLAPFVHGDSPQAVLQLGDQALAQAESQGEPGWACLDHSASASVGDDHHAWHTLLDQALNHQRFELYFQPVVAAQDTQVVLHYKVLSRLLDEQGQTIPAGRFLPWLERFGWTARLDRLMLEQVLEQMAGHEQSLALNLSSATLADPQALNKVFEILRAHSNLGSRLTLEIGEEQLPEQAVLEQLTRRLRELGFSLSLQRFGGRFSMIGNLSRLGLAYLKIDGSYIRAIDQESDKRLFIEAIQRAAHSIDLPLIAERVETEGELAVIREMGLFGVQGQLVGEPKRWG
- a CDS encoding GntR family transcriptional regulator; this translates as MTQKPKPLSTIQVNGPIPADQARSIIEESLREAILDGRLPCGTALRQQELADLFGVSRMPVREALRQLEAQSLLNVVQHKGAVVAPLITNNAVETYALRSVLEAFALRLSIPLLDDSDLALAAQYIEQLETETDHAEIGKLNRLFHMSLYHKAPNSKLLDLIERELNEEERFLRFHLSSMGLGKLSQDDHRALLDAARAKDIDKAIVLLELHLEKASVTMRRYLEQSSNP
- the lapG gene encoding cysteine protease LapG; this translates as MLGGLRADWDFAQISRRAQALYGPLGEGQQRIDAWQQLLATQKQIPELEQLKVVNLFFNKQVRYVEDIDLWREVDYWETPIQALWKGAGDCEDYAIAKYFSLRHLGVSSDKLRITYVKALRQNRAHMVLTYYATPEAMPLVLDSLIDGILPASQRTDLLPVYSFNAEGLWLPGAKGNKKVGDTKRLSRWQDVLKKMQAEGFPVETTN
- a CDS encoding DUF3050 domain-containing protein — encoded protein: MQPTKEQLSLKKHELGQHPVFSEITSIDLLRRFMESHVFAVWDFMSLTKRLQRELTCVHLPWLPPADPHAARLINEIVLGEESDDRPGAGYCSHFELYLDAMREVGADTRAIEQFITLQQEGVSPETALESVDVEPAAARFVRQTLHTALHAPAHSVAAAFVHGRESVIPQMFQRMLDAWGIGLDQAPTFRYYLQRHIEVDSEDHGPAAEKLLARLIDGDPQRETEVLVAALAAVHSRAALWDGLRQSMAQPVAQVMP